ACTCTCAGAACTAGCATACAGGCAACCGAATGATCTCCAAGGACTAGTGAACATGCATTGGAGTGATCAAAGAAGGGATGAATGGAAGGGCTCTGGGCAAGGTCAACACTACTCTTCAATCAAAATGTATAAAGCTATCTGGCCCAAGAATGAAGGCAATTTCCTGTTCAAATGGATCTGGAAGACTTCTAATAGACTTAGGCATAAGATTTTCTTCTGGCTTCTACTCCATGATAGAGTCAACACCAGAAATTTGCTGAGGAGGAAACATATGCATCTGGACAACTATAATTGTGCCTACTGTAATAAGCAATCCGAAGAAACCTTGAGACATCTTTTCTGGGATTGTACCTTTGCACAAGAATGCTGGGAGTGCATTGTTCCAAACAGCAAACTAGGAATATCAAGCTTGGATGAGATCATGATACTGCACGTTGCACTTCCAAAAGAATTTGCTCTGGATATTATCATACAGGGATGCTGGAGAATTTGGACTCTGAGAAATGGAAAAATCTTTAGACAAGAGGTGCCTATAATTAACTGCTGGAAATATTGGATCAAAGAAGACTTGGCCCTATTGCAACATAGAATCAAAGCAAAGTTTTTGGAAAGTTTCAGGAAATGGAATGCTACATAGATGTTTGTGGAGGATAAATTAGATTTTTCATAACGTTATCATGTTCCCGAGGCTAGGAATTGGAGAAGTACTCCCTCTGCAAACTAATACAAGAGCGTTCAGATCACTAAAGTAGTTATccaaacgctcttatattagtttacggagggagtagttcttagtgttttatttttcttttctttgtaaATATTTTGTATTCTTGGAGTTAATTAATGGAAAAGTACCGTAGAACAGTTCTACGGTTTCGGCTTAAAAAATCTGTGCAGTATCGTTTACCATGGTAAGCTAGCAATTGCTAATGCATGGTCGGCGCCTGAAACTTGACCATAATTCAAAGTTTAATCCTATTTCGGGCGCCACGCAGCTACGGGCGGGCGGCTGCCGCGCTGTACTTCTCGAGCTCTCACACGCAGATCGACTATATATATTTCCCCACCGCCCGGGCGGAACACCTTCGCTGCCACAGCAAACAAAGACAGCCTGTGAAGCAGCCACACATACAAGCAAACGTTAGTGTGAGCATGCCTACTCTGAACGGCGGGGGCGGGTCCTGCTCACAGGGCGTCGTGGTGTCCCTCGTGTCGGCGCTCGTCTTCTGCGTCCTCGTCGCCACCGTCAGCGCCTGGAAGGCGTTCGCGTTCACAGGCCTGGCGCTGGCCGCCTTGGTCGCCCTCGAGTGCCTCGCGCCCGACAGTTGGCGCGACGGGCGGATGGGCGGcgcgggcgccgccgccgccgagggcGTGGCTTGGGCCGCATCCCGGCTCGGCGGGCTCGGGAAGGCCGGGATCGAGTCGCTGCCCACGTTCGCGTACGCATCCCGTCGCCCCGTGGCCGGTGGCGACCTCGAGTGCGGGGGCGCCCAGGCCCAGACGTGCTCCGTGTGCCTGGAAGATCTCGGCGACGGCGAGATGGTGCGGCAGCTGCCGACGTGCAAGCACCTCTTCCATGTCGGGTGCATTGACATGTGGCTGCACTCGCACACCACTTGCCCTCTCTGCCGTTGCGACCTCTCGCCACAGCGGACGTGTAACGGCAAGGTGACAGCTGTAGGGATCGAACCGCCTGTTGCTTAGCCCCGTATACAGACAGGACAGTTTTGTGAACGTCAAATAAAGTTTGTTTAGGGCTCGTGTTTCAGGCTGCCCGCCGGTGGTAGGTGGTACTACTAACATGTTTTGTC
The sequence above is a segment of the Aegilops tauschii subsp. strangulata cultivar AL8/78 chromosome 6, Aet v6.0, whole genome shotgun sequence genome. Coding sequences within it:
- the LOC109748146 gene encoding uncharacterized protein, which codes for MPTLNGGGGSCSQGVVVSLVSALVFCVLVATVSAWKAFAFTGLALAALVALECLAPDSWRDGRMGGAGAAAAEGVAWAASRLGGLGKAGIESLPTFAYASRRPVAGGDLECGGAQAQTCSVCLEDLGDGEMVRQLPTCKHLFHVGCIDMWLHSHTTCPLCRCDLSPQRTCNGKVTAVGIEPPVA